One genomic segment of Chitinophaga sancti includes these proteins:
- a CDS encoding NADP-dependent oxidoreductase encodes MEQMKAIRLHAYGGPEVLSYDDAPMPELKDGQLLVRVHAIGINPPDWYLREGFKMLPPEWRPNIPFPIIPGTDVSGVVTAVGKGVEGFSEGDEVFSMVRFPSVGESAAYAEFVAAPASDFAHKPAGIDHIHAAAAPMAGLTAWQFLIELGHDAPNPLQAHKHHPVPLNGKKVLVNGAAGGVGHLAVQLAKWKGAHVIAVASGKHEAFLHSIGADEFIDYTKQAPEAVVQDVDLVLDTLGGPGTGRFLKSIKRGGALFPVFLGFSDAEEAAQRGIMVSSTQVRSNGIQLEEFGRLLAAGTVNVSIDSTFPLSDARKAHERAANGHIQGKIVLTVK; translated from the coding sequence ATGGAACAAATGAAAGCAATCCGCCTACATGCATACGGAGGTCCGGAAGTATTGAGCTACGACGATGCACCTATGCCGGAATTGAAAGATGGTCAGCTCCTCGTTCGCGTGCATGCCATCGGCATCAATCCACCAGACTGGTATCTGCGCGAAGGTTTTAAAATGCTACCTCCGGAATGGAGACCCAATATCCCCTTCCCTATTATTCCGGGTACGGATGTTTCTGGTGTTGTTACCGCTGTTGGCAAAGGTGTAGAGGGTTTTTCTGAAGGCGATGAAGTATTTAGCATGGTTCGTTTTCCCAGTGTGGGCGAAAGCGCCGCTTATGCTGAATTTGTAGCTGCACCGGCTTCGGACTTTGCACACAAGCCGGCGGGTATTGATCATATTCATGCTGCGGCTGCACCGATGGCCGGGTTGACGGCATGGCAATTCCTCATAGAACTGGGGCATGATGCACCAAATCCGCTTCAGGCCCACAAACACCATCCGGTTCCCCTCAATGGCAAAAAGGTACTCGTAAATGGCGCAGCCGGCGGTGTTGGACATCTGGCTGTACAATTGGCTAAATGGAAAGGAGCGCATGTTATAGCAGTGGCTTCTGGCAAACATGAAGCATTTCTACACTCGATAGGTGCCGATGAATTTATTGACTATACCAAACAAGCGCCTGAAGCTGTGGTGCAGGATGTTGATTTAGTGCTTGATACCCTTGGCGGTCCGGGTACAGGTCGTTTCCTAAAATCAATAAAACGTGGTGGTGCCTTATTCCCGGTATTTTTAGGCTTTTCTGACGCGGAGGAAGCTGCACAACGAGGAATCATGGTTTCTTCTACCCAGGTACGCTCCAATGGAATTCAGCTGGAAGAATTCGGTCGTTTGCTGGCGGCAGGAACGGTAAATGTCTCTATCGATAGCACCTTTCCCCTCTCTGATGCGCGGAAAGCACATGAACGGGCAGCTAATGGACATATCCAGGGTAAGATTGTGCTGACTGTCAAATAA
- a CDS encoding IS110 family transposase has product MLALEGNLNEHHRFMLNLSKAAILQLNELLCQVDNRIDQYLRKWEEEVKLLQTIPGVQKQTATAILAEIGTDMHAFPNQHHLASWCGLCPGNNESAGKKKSERINHGNSSLKTALVEAAWAAVHTKESYLKRRYYSLSVRRGKKRALIAIAHKILIATYFILKNRVPYMEPDNQEWLKKRKQAQINNYLRRLRELEALPPSQ; this is encoded by the coding sequence ATTCTTGCTTTAGAAGGTAATCTTAATGAGCATCACCGTTTTATGCTCAACCTGTCTAAAGCTGCTATCTTACAGCTAAATGAACTGCTTTGTCAGGTAGATAACCGTATTGATCAGTACTTAAGAAAATGGGAAGAAGAAGTAAAATTACTTCAGACTATTCCCGGAGTACAAAAACAAACAGCTACAGCCATCTTAGCCGAAATAGGTACAGATATGCATGCCTTCCCAAATCAGCATCATTTAGCCAGTTGGTGTGGCTTATGTCCGGGTAATAATGAAAGTGCCGGAAAAAAGAAAAGTGAACGTATCAATCATGGCAACAGTTCTCTTAAAACAGCACTGGTGGAGGCGGCCTGGGCCGCTGTACATACAAAGGAATCTTATCTGAAAAGAAGATATTACTCTTTAAGTGTGCGAAGAGGTAAAAAACGTGCTCTTATCGCCATTGCACACAAAATCCTCATTGCCACTTATTTTATACTCAAAAATAGAGTGCCATATATGGAACCGGATAATCAGGAGTGGCTTAAAAAAAGAAAGCAGGCGCAGATAAATAATTATCTCAGGCGCCTGCGCGAGCTTGAGGCATTACCCCCATCTCAATAA
- a CDS encoding Crp/Fnr family transcriptional regulator, with translation MEQLINYLLHFGHLNQQQIEMITSKAVLKTTKKDEYYHEAGRIPREIIFLLDGIMRVCYYNNKGDEITKYFLDENNFIADVNNYNQGIPSTEYIQAITDCEYLVLSKTAMEELSMTIISWDAIIAKITAKGLAEKVNRISPMMAEDATERYLMFLRNFPTMANRIPLSYLASYLGITQSSLSRIRRKIR, from the coding sequence ATGGAACAACTGATCAATTACCTATTACATTTTGGTCATCTCAATCAACAGCAGATTGAGATGATTACAAGCAAAGCTGTGCTAAAAACAACCAAAAAAGATGAATATTATCACGAAGCGGGTAGAATACCCCGTGAAATCATCTTCTTGCTGGATGGAATTATGCGGGTTTGCTACTACAACAACAAAGGCGATGAGATCACGAAATACTTCCTTGACGAAAATAACTTTATCGCCGATGTAAACAATTATAACCAGGGTATTCCTTCTACTGAGTATATACAGGCCATCACCGATTGTGAATATTTAGTCCTGTCTAAAACTGCCATGGAAGAATTGTCTATGACCATCATCAGCTGGGATGCGATTATTGCCAAAATAACAGCAAAAGGACTGGCGGAAAAAGTAAACAGGATCAGTCCGATGATGGCAGAAGATGCCACCGAACGCTACCTGATGTTTTTGAGAAACTTTCCTACAATGGCCAATAGAATACCATTATCCTATTTAGCTTCATATTTAGGTATCACTCAATCATCACTTAGCAGAATAAGGAGAAAAATCCGTTAG
- a CDS encoding nuclear transport factor 2 family protein gives MNMKELADRFALRELVDTLSILGDKKDVHAQVQLFTDDGISETFIEGTPILKLNGRKEMESAFTNFLKDFDTIYHFNGQQKVTIDGDSATGTCYCQITLIGAKVKTTIGAIYYDNYIFGNNQWLIAKRIGIFEWQEKQAF, from the coding sequence ATGAATATGAAGGAATTAGCAGATAGGTTTGCCCTGCGGGAACTGGTCGATACCCTTTCCATACTGGGAGATAAAAAAGATGTTCACGCACAGGTGCAGCTATTTACTGACGATGGAATATCAGAAACTTTTATTGAAGGGACTCCTATCTTAAAACTGAATGGCCGGAAAGAGATGGAATCTGCTTTTACCAATTTCCTTAAAGACTTCGACACGATCTACCATTTCAATGGCCAGCAAAAGGTAACTATAGATGGCGATTCCGCTACCGGAACATGTTATTGCCAGATTACACTGATTGGCGCGAAAGTGAAGACGACAATCGGTGCCATTTATTACGATAATTACATCTTCGGGAATAACCAGTGGCTGATTGCAAAACGAATAGGCATATTCGAATGGCAGGAAAAACAGGCATTCTAA
- a CDS encoding TIM-barrel domain-containing protein: MKNKMLLLLLAMQAAVFTTNAQVRKTSNGIIVNAGGHQVGLFTTNNAAFCLSLNGEMIKSTFIASGNSASSPYTVVSTPPLYGIKTAYGQLTINTTTGTWSLYDAKGQPLIQNGAYRFTDSSVEIDHTIQGLLYGAGNISSKDLTKSQSGSAVGNGVAGIPYLWNTTGYSAFGVAANDNQPASWTTNHNQLAWKFPSKIANLYLWPASTIYDGAKGYVKLTGQPKLPPRWAFGYLQSQWGWEDSTYISNVLTKFRTLHLPVDAFIFDFEWYTTTPDYTVPKEGQKGYSDFTFNPKLFPHPAKQIADMKAQGVKFIGIRKPRLGNDQRLDTARKNGWLMNPHTDSRDLNFSNADLRQWFEDRTKPMLQAGVDAWWDDEGESYYTCYYWWNTAQCNLLSTVRPNYRHFTINRAFSPGNQRFGYCTWDGDIQSSWSSLADVPKDLLNFSLAGMYYGACDIGGFHGTPEKETLVRWFQAGVFFPIMRSHSDFGTTARFPFLWGDDGEAAIRKALELRYQLLPYTYSLGHEAYNNGAPIMRPLVMEFPTDTTVANMTDEWLFGKGVLAAPVLNAGGKRRVYIPADTWYDYFSGEKITGPKTIEVNKQLDEIPVYVRAGTILPLSPVVQYSEQATTAPLEIHIYPGKNGSFNMVEDDGTSYNYIKGATRTTAFLWDDATKTLSWKVSGGYAGKHAYKMMKAVIGKEEKSGMIGKDGKLSF; this comes from the coding sequence ATGAAAAACAAGATGCTATTGCTGCTCCTTGCAATGCAGGCAGCAGTTTTTACCACGAATGCTCAGGTCAGAAAGACCTCTAACGGGATCATTGTGAATGCAGGCGGCCATCAGGTAGGATTATTTACCACTAACAATGCTGCATTTTGTCTCAGCTTAAACGGAGAAATGATTAAAAGCACTTTTATCGCATCCGGTAACAGTGCATCCTCGCCGTACACCGTAGTTTCGACCCCTCCGTTATATGGGATCAAAACTGCTTATGGCCAGTTAACCATCAATACCACTACCGGCACCTGGTCATTGTATGATGCAAAAGGTCAGCCGCTGATACAGAACGGTGCCTACCGCTTTACCGACTCTTCGGTTGAGATTGATCATACTATACAGGGATTACTGTATGGCGCCGGCAATATCTCTTCCAAAGACCTTACAAAAAGCCAGTCCGGTTCTGCTGTAGGCAATGGCGTAGCTGGCATTCCATATCTTTGGAATACGACAGGCTACAGTGCGTTTGGTGTTGCGGCCAATGATAATCAACCAGCTAGCTGGACTACAAATCACAACCAGTTAGCATGGAAATTTCCATCCAAAATTGCTAACCTGTACCTTTGGCCGGCGAGCACCATTTACGATGGTGCCAAAGGTTATGTAAAACTGACCGGGCAACCTAAACTACCACCCAGATGGGCTTTTGGATACCTGCAAAGTCAGTGGGGATGGGAAGATAGCACCTATATTTCGAATGTACTCACCAAATTCCGGACACTTCATCTACCTGTAGACGCCTTTATTTTTGACTTTGAATGGTACACCACTACACCTGATTATACTGTACCTAAAGAAGGACAGAAAGGTTATAGTGATTTCACTTTCAATCCAAAACTGTTCCCCCATCCGGCCAAACAGATAGCTGATATGAAAGCGCAGGGCGTGAAATTTATCGGCATCCGCAAACCAAGACTGGGCAATGATCAACGACTGGATACTGCCAGAAAAAACGGTTGGTTGATGAACCCACATACGGATAGCCGTGACCTGAACTTTAGCAATGCAGATCTGCGGCAATGGTTTGAAGACAGAACAAAACCTATGTTACAGGCAGGCGTAGATGCATGGTGGGATGATGAAGGCGAATCTTATTATACCTGTTATTATTGGTGGAATACTGCACAATGCAACTTACTGTCAACCGTACGGCCGAACTATCGCCACTTCACGATTAACAGGGCATTTAGCCCCGGCAATCAACGCTTTGGTTATTGTACCTGGGATGGCGATATACAGTCTTCCTGGTCTTCACTGGCCGATGTACCCAAAGACCTGTTGAACTTCAGTCTTGCCGGCATGTACTACGGTGCCTGCGACATTGGTGGTTTTCACGGCACGCCGGAAAAAGAGACTTTGGTACGCTGGTTCCAGGCAGGGGTGTTCTTCCCTATCATGCGTTCACATTCAGATTTCGGCACTACTGCCCGCTTTCCATTTTTGTGGGGGGATGATGGTGAAGCGGCCATACGCAAAGCGCTGGAGCTGAGATACCAGCTGTTACCTTATACTTACAGTCTCGGACACGAAGCATACAACAATGGCGCACCTATTATGCGACCGCTGGTGATGGAGTTCCCTACCGATACGACTGTTGCGAATATGACGGATGAATGGTTGTTTGGTAAAGGCGTATTAGCTGCGCCAGTATTAAATGCAGGTGGCAAGCGGCGGGTGTATATACCAGCTGATACGTGGTATGATTACTTTAGTGGAGAAAAAATTACAGGGCCAAAGACGATCGAAGTAAATAAGCAATTGGATGAGATCCCCGTATATGTGCGGGCGGGCACGATATTGCCGCTCAGTCCTGTTGTGCAATATTCAGAACAGGCTACTACAGCTCCGCTTGAAATACATATCTATCCGGGTAAAAACGGCAGTTTTAATATGGTGGAAGATGATGGTACTTCTTACAATTATATAAAAGGCGCTACAAGAACAACGGCGTTTTTATGGGATGATGCGACGAAAACCCTTAGCTGGAAAGTAAGTGGGGGGTATGCAGGTAAGCATGCTTACAAAATGATGAAGGCTGTTATAGGAAAAGAAGAGAAGAGTGGAATGATAGGGAAAGATGGCAAATTGAGTTTTTAA
- a CDS encoding AraC family transcriptional regulator, which produces MSTQQDFFQLFDKIGYNIGTNYLQNVDIHNYKSFDFFPDLAMFFAAYTVKKNFSRPTTAPKFINNSICFFFNNPFDNDHPNKNEKPFIRVFPSTYTYTSTFKKDSRVKIVSVLISAEYLKGFLNKDVDQFQYLFDTSHDFFLEEIMTDDIVRTINDIVKKESPGVLSDYHYKLKAMELIFHLFKSLSKREQSVHQKLSDKDIKSIYKVRDKMISSLEKPTAINELKQIAEMNELKMRKVFTQVFGMGIYDYYQHFRMQEAARLIREEKLSVSEAGYQIGFENLSHFSRTFEKYIGQKPKKYAQKIS; this is translated from the coding sequence ATGTCAACTCAACAAGACTTCTTTCAATTGTTTGATAAAATAGGCTATAATATAGGTACTAACTACCTCCAGAATGTAGACATTCACAACTATAAAAGCTTTGACTTTTTTCCCGACCTGGCCATGTTCTTTGCTGCTTATACTGTAAAGAAAAACTTCTCCCGCCCCACAACTGCACCAAAATTTATCAACAACAGTATCTGCTTTTTCTTTAATAATCCATTTGACAACGATCACCCAAACAAAAATGAGAAGCCATTCATCCGCGTATTCCCCTCTACTTACACCTATACCAGTACTTTCAAAAAAGATTCCCGTGTAAAGATTGTCTCCGTGCTGATCAGCGCGGAATATTTAAAAGGATTTCTGAACAAAGATGTAGACCAGTTTCAATATCTCTTTGACACCAGCCATGACTTCTTTTTAGAAGAGATCATGACGGATGATATTGTCCGCACTATTAACGATATAGTAAAAAAAGAATCCCCAGGCGTATTATCTGACTACCACTACAAACTAAAAGCAATGGAACTGATCTTCCATCTGTTTAAAAGCCTGAGCAAACGCGAACAATCCGTTCACCAAAAATTGAGCGACAAAGACATCAAATCCATTTACAAGGTCCGCGATAAGATGATCTCCTCTTTAGAAAAGCCCACTGCTATTAACGAGCTGAAACAAATTGCTGAAATGAATGAATTGAAAATGCGCAAGGTCTTCACCCAGGTTTTCGGCATGGGGATTTATGATTATTATCAGCATTTCAGAATGCAGGAAGCGGCAAGACTGATCCGCGAAGAGAAACTATCCGTATCTGAAGCCGGTTACCAGATAGGCTTTGAAAACCTCAGCCATTTTTCCAGAACATTCGAAAAGTACATTGGTCAAAAACCTAAAAAATACGCTCAAAAAATTAGTTAA
- a CDS encoding FAD-dependent monooxygenase, with protein MKKQVLISGASIAGLSLAYWLNHFGYAVTVIEISKGLRRGGSPIDVRGDALRVAEEMGILDKIRAKELVHTDEIVNADNETIVSFSINAQAEYSGDIEITRDDLVDILYENIPVGDVQLIFDNKIETITQHKDRVAVTFKKGAPREFDFVFGADGTHSSVRKLVFGEEEKYSKFFGAYFAIVEAPRLKAGTGAVIYREPGKLAALYPFKNVVNAFVVFRSPKLPYDYKNDAQHKQILKDNFKDSSWKIPEILDEMQHSNNLYFDEVCQIHMPAWTNGRVALVGDAAHTTGFPTGMGTSLAMQGASIIAHALHENEDYNIAFAKYNDTYRPFVESVQARITRGLNWLVPETEEGIQETIKRFL; from the coding sequence ATGAAAAAGCAGGTATTAATATCGGGAGCAAGCATAGCAGGCCTCTCATTAGCCTATTGGCTAAATCATTTTGGATATGCAGTGACGGTGATTGAGATATCAAAAGGGTTAAGGAGAGGCGGTTCTCCTATTGATGTGCGGGGTGATGCATTGCGGGTGGCGGAAGAGATGGGGATATTGGATAAGATCAGGGCAAAAGAGCTGGTGCATACGGATGAAATTGTGAATGCTGATAATGAAACTATTGTTAGTTTTTCGATCAATGCACAGGCGGAATATAGTGGTGATATTGAGATTACCAGGGATGACCTGGTGGATATATTGTATGAGAATATTCCTGTTGGGGATGTTCAGCTGATTTTTGATAATAAAATTGAGACAATCACGCAGCACAAAGATCGCGTTGCAGTTACTTTTAAAAAAGGAGCGCCCCGTGAATTTGATTTTGTATTTGGGGCGGATGGTACGCATTCATCCGTAAGAAAACTTGTATTTGGGGAAGAGGAAAAGTATTCAAAATTCTTCGGTGCTTATTTTGCCATAGTAGAAGCACCTCGTTTGAAAGCTGGAACCGGAGCGGTGATTTACCGTGAACCAGGCAAATTAGCGGCGTTGTATCCATTTAAAAATGTAGTGAATGCGTTTGTCGTTTTCCGGTCGCCAAAGTTACCGTACGATTATAAGAATGATGCACAACATAAGCAGATCCTGAAAGACAATTTCAAAGATAGTTCCTGGAAGATACCGGAGATATTGGATGAAATGCAGCATTCCAACAATTTATATTTTGACGAAGTGTGTCAGATCCATATGCCTGCGTGGACAAATGGTCGTGTGGCATTAGTGGGTGATGCTGCGCATACAACGGGTTTTCCAACTGGCATGGGTACGAGTCTGGCCATGCAGGGGGCAAGTATCATCGCACATGCATTGCATGAAAATGAGGATTACAATATTGCATTTGCAAAGTACAATGACACCTACCGCCCTTTTGTAGAAAGTGTGCAGGCAAGGATTACCCGTGGTTTGAACTGGTTGGTGCCGGAAACTGAAGAAGGTATCCAGGAAACTATAAAACGGTTTTTGTAA
- a CDS encoding helix-turn-helix transcriptional regulator — protein MTIIYKSISEFMRDMDMPKPLHPLVALVNYDKDQISGDFTGKRFMIDFYKIAFKKDFSGQMRYGQAWYDFSEGGMAFLAPNQVVTMSGEVSCLDGYLLLFHADLIRNYALGQRIQQYGFFSYAVNEALFLSDKEKKVIGGIFENIADELDNNTDAFSQDVLVTQIELLLNYSNRFYNRQFLTRKTIHHDLITEMNKYLESRFTDPQGGIPTVPEVAAQLQVSPRYLTDMLRSLTGQSAQQHIHDRLIEKAKVALSTTRQTVAEIAYQLGFEHPQSFNKLFKRHTNLSPNVFRKSFN, from the coding sequence ATGACAATCATTTATAAAAGTATCTCCGAATTTATGCGGGATATGGATATGCCCAAACCGCTCCATCCGCTGGTGGCCCTGGTCAATTATGACAAGGATCAGATCAGTGGCGACTTTACCGGGAAAAGGTTCATGATTGATTTCTACAAGATTGCATTTAAGAAAGATTTCAGCGGTCAGATGCGGTATGGACAGGCCTGGTATGACTTTTCAGAAGGCGGCATGGCCTTTTTAGCCCCCAACCAGGTGGTGACCATGTCTGGCGAAGTCAGTTGTCTGGATGGTTATCTGCTGCTTTTTCACGCAGACCTGATCCGGAATTATGCCCTGGGACAGCGCATTCAGCAATATGGATTTTTCTCATATGCGGTGAATGAGGCCCTCTTTCTGTCCGACAAAGAGAAAAAAGTGATCGGTGGAATATTTGAGAATATTGCGGATGAGCTGGATAATAATACGGATGCCTTTAGCCAGGATGTATTGGTTACTCAGATTGAGTTATTGCTGAATTACAGTAACCGGTTTTATAACAGGCAATTCCTTACCCGGAAGACCATTCACCATGATCTGATCACAGAGATGAATAAATACCTGGAAAGCCGGTTTACAGACCCACAGGGAGGTATTCCTACGGTTCCTGAGGTGGCGGCACAGCTACAGGTGTCTCCAAGGTATCTTACTGATATGCTTCGGTCACTCACCGGCCAGAGTGCACAGCAACATATACATGACCGGCTCATTGAAAAAGCCAAGGTGGCTTTGAGTACGACCAGGCAGACGGTGGCAGAAATTGCATATCAATTGGGTTTTGAGCACCCGCAGTCTTTTAATAAGTTGTTTAAGCGGCATACGAATCTCTCTCCAAACGTTTTTAGGAAGTCTTTTAACTAA
- a CDS encoding oxidoreductase produces the protein MSKTVLVTGASSGIGKATAIYLAQNGYNVYGAARRMEMLQALQAYGIKPIKLDVTKDDSIVACVAQTGNIDILINSAGLGSYGALEDVPLSEAKNQMEINLFGVARLIQLVLPGMRENKYGKIVNISSVGGKVGLPMGAWYHASKFAIEGMSDCLRNEVRQFGIDVIVIEPGGTKSEMMGIGGKELMRVSGNTAYKGLANSLLKMYDDMEKNSAEAIVIAKLIKKGIEATHPKTRYIGGAMAKPMLFMRKILSDKLFDKLLMSQMK, from the coding sequence ATGTCGAAAACAGTATTGGTCACCGGGGCCAGCTCCGGAATTGGTAAAGCAACCGCTATTTATCTGGCACAAAACGGCTACAATGTATATGGCGCTGCACGCCGTATGGAAATGCTCCAGGCCCTGCAGGCATATGGTATCAAACCAATTAAGCTGGATGTGACAAAAGACGATAGTATCGTTGCTTGTGTAGCACAAACCGGCAATATTGATATCCTCATTAACAGCGCGGGCCTGGGCTCCTACGGTGCACTGGAAGACGTACCTTTGTCAGAAGCGAAAAACCAGATGGAAATCAACCTCTTTGGTGTAGCAAGATTAATACAACTGGTACTACCTGGCATGCGGGAAAACAAGTACGGAAAGATCGTCAACATCTCTTCTGTAGGTGGTAAAGTCGGTCTGCCAATGGGCGCATGGTACCATGCCAGTAAATTTGCCATAGAAGGAATGAGCGATTGCCTTCGTAATGAAGTCAGACAATTTGGTATCGATGTCATTGTCATTGAACCCGGCGGCACCAAATCTGAAATGATGGGGATTGGTGGTAAGGAACTGATGCGCGTTTCCGGAAATACGGCATATAAAGGTCTGGCGAATAGCCTGCTGAAGATGTATGACGACATGGAAAAGAACTCAGCTGAAGCAATTGTGATCGCCAAACTGATTAAAAAAGGAATTGAAGCAACACATCCAAAAACAAGGTATATTGGAGGTGCAATGGCAAAACCCATGCTGTTCATGAGAAAAATATTGTCTGATAAATTGTTTGACAAATTGCTGATGAGTCAAATGAAATAG
- a CDS encoding IS110 family transposase: MEQSHISFEQVVSRGCGLDVHQENVVATIRGDNLQEQTRTFSTFTSSLKDLVAWLEESGITHVAMESTGVYWKPVFNILEPHFELILVNARHIKYVPGHKTDRNDSAWIAKLLLSGLLKGSFIPPQYTRELRELYRYKRKVIGQRSSEYNRLQNILETANIKLSSVVSDVFGISGWSMISAIIDGEQDPMILANLAKVGSKSRSKNLFLL; encoded by the coding sequence ATGGAACAATCACATATCAGTTTTGAACAGGTTGTGAGTCGTGGCTGTGGCCTCGATGTTCACCAGGAGAATGTAGTAGCTACCATCAGGGGTGATAATTTGCAGGAACAAACCCGCACTTTTAGCACCTTCACAAGTTCACTTAAGGACCTGGTAGCCTGGTTGGAAGAATCGGGCATTACACATGTCGCAATGGAGAGCACGGGTGTTTACTGGAAGCCTGTTTTTAATATACTAGAACCTCACTTTGAACTTATTTTGGTCAATGCCCGGCATATTAAATATGTGCCGGGTCATAAGACTGATCGTAATGACAGTGCCTGGATTGCAAAATTATTGCTAAGCGGGCTACTAAAAGGAAGTTTTATTCCACCCCAATACACTCGTGAATTACGGGAATTGTACCGATACAAACGTAAAGTAATAGGCCAACGCTCCAGTGAATATAACCGATTACAGAACATTTTAGAGACTGCCAATATCAAATTGAGCAGCGTTGTCAGTGATGTGTTCGGCATAAGCGGCTGGTCAATGATCTCTGCTATTATTGATGGAGAACAGGATCCCATGATATTGGCCAATCTGGCCAAAGTAGGCTCAAAATCAAGAAGCAAGAACTTATTCTTGCTTTAG